Within the Gloeobacter kilaueensis JS1 genome, the region CTGCCCGAGCTGGTTGCCGACGGAGCTGGCCGTCGCCATCATCTCCTCATCCGGGGTCTGGATCTGGCGGCTGAAGAGCGTCATCACTCCCCAGACTGTGCCGCCCTCGGTAATCGGAAAACCGAACGCGCCGTGCAGACCGTCGAATCTGGCACTGATTGCGCGCACAAAGCTTTTGTCTTCGGTGACATCGCTCATCCAGACCGGTCGCCCAGCAGCCCAGACCTGTCCGGGCAGCCCCTGTCCCCACTCAAAGGTGAGACCGTCGGTGACAGAATCGAAGTGGGCGAGCGGCACGTTAAACTTGTGCCAGCTGTCGAGCAGGTACAGAGCTTCTGCCTGGCCGTTTACCAGCCACAGCTCGGCTAGATCCCACTCCAGCCCTTCGACTAAAAAGCGCAGCAGTGCCGGGGCAACCGTTTCCAGCGAAGTCGCCCCCACGAGGATCTCGCTCAGTTGGTGCTGGACCGCCAGTCGCCTCTCGGTGCGCCGCTGCTCGGTCACATCGATGGCGATGCCGCCCAGCAATTGCTGCCCGCCGCTGGTCTTGAACGGAAATTTGAAGACCAGCCACTCGTGATTCTTGCTGCCGGCTGGAACCATCTCAAGCAGTTCCCGCGAATTGCCACTGGCAATGATCGCTTCATCGTTGGTGCGTACCTGGCGGGCCACCTCCTCCGGCAGCCACTCAAAGTCTGTCCGGCCCAGCAGTTCAGCCTGGGTCGTGTTGAAGGTGCGCTCCAGCGTCCGGTTGATGTAGATGTAGCGGCCCTGCTCGTCTTTGATGAACGCCTGGGCCGGACCGTTGTTCATGAACGACTCGAACTGCAACTGGCTGTCGCGCAGGGCCGTCTCCACCTGCGAACGCTGTTTGATGTCCCAGCGCACGAAGGCATAGATCAGGCCAAACAACAGCAAAGTAAGGACGCCGCCTGTGGCCCACAGGATGCTCGTGAGCCGTCCCTCCGCAGCGAGAGCCTCCGAGCGCTCGGTCAGTAGAGTCTCCTCCGTCTCCACCATTTGAGCGACGATGCGGCTCATCTCGTCGGTCATCCGCTTGCCGACGCCAGTCTTGGTGATCGCGGCGGCAGCAGCAAACCCCTCACGATCGAACGTCCGTACAAAACCGTCGAGCCGCCTGCTTTTGGCTGTAACCAGTTCCTGCAGCCGCCGGACCCGATCTTGCTGGATCGGGTTGTCCTCGGTGAGAACGGCAACTTGATTGGCGGAGTTACGGGCGAGCAATTTGCCCGCTTCAAAACCGTCGAGAAAGCGTCTTTGTCCGCCGGTCAGCGCGTAACCACGGGCACCGGATTCTGTCTGAAAGACGCCTACCAGCGTGTTTTCGAGGGCACGCAGCACCTGATAAGTGTGGGCGACGCGCTCGCTACTACGCAGCGACAGCTGATTGGTGCGGTAAGAAAAAGCGGCGACGACGGCACCGATCACCAGGGCACAGGCGAAGCCGACAGCTACCTTGTTCTCGATCGACCACTTCATCGAACGATCTCGCCCGTTGCCTTAACCAACACCCTGGCGCTGGGGGTACTCACTCGGACGCCCCAATAAATAGCCCTGACCGTACTCAATGCCGAGGTTGCGGCAGCAGGCCGCCTCCTCCTCGCGCTCGATCCCCTCGGCGATCACAGCGATTGCGCGACTGTGAGCCTGTTCTGTCCACTGCCGGGCCTGCTGCTGTTGGACAGGTTGCCTGTCTATCTGATCGATGAGTGAGCGGTCGAGCTTGATGTAGGCGGGTTCGAGATTTTCAAGCAGCGAAGCAGGCATCGCCCAGGTGCCCAGATCGTCGAGGGCAAAGCAAAATCCGGCCCGCCCATACGCATCCAGTACCGCCTGTAATTGCTCAAAGGCCAGATGCTGGCTGCAGGTAACCTCCAGCACGACCCGATCGGCGCGGTAGCCGAGCCGATCAATTGCCCGTAGCAACTGCTCGATATCTTGCTCGGTTTTTGGAAACAGCCCCGGAATCAAGTTCAAAAAAAGTGTGCCGGGCAGCGCCTGACGCACGGCATTCTCAAGGTGAACGATGCGGGCTTTTTGATCGAACTCATAAGGGCCGTCGCCGGCACTCTCCGCCGCCTCCAGTACGGCGGGTGCGCCCAACACAGAACCGTTCGCATCGCGGCCCCGGATCAGCGCTTCGTGGCCCAGAAGACTGCTGTCTACCAGCGAGACAATCGGCTGAAAAACCGAAAAAAGACTCAGGTGTTGCATAGGCATTTTAATCCCCCTTCCCAGGATAGCTCCAGTATCTAGAGGCTACAAAACCTGCATAGTGGAGCTATCGTCGCTCACAGAAAATCCTGCTGGCACAGATATGTCTATCTCGATAGCGAAAAAAGACAAAAGAACCTAACAAGATGCTGTCAATATATCAAAGCACAGGAACGGGCGCGATCAAGCGCTTTATTTGGTGACGCCCGTGGCGCGGGCAGCCTGCTGGACAGCGGCGGAGACTGCTTCGACCACGCGCCGGTCGAAGACACTCGGGATCACCGATTCGGCAGTCAGATCAGCAGCGCTCGTCAGCCCGGCGATGGCGCGGGCGGCGGCCATCTTCATCTCGAGGTTGACAACGCGGGCGCGGCAGTCGAGGGCACCCCTGAAGATGCCCGGAAAGGCGAGGACGTTGTTGATCTGGTTGGGATAGTCGCTGCGACCGGTGGCCATCACCGCCACCAGACCCGCCGCCTCCTCGGGCAGAATCTCGGGGATCGGATTGGCCATCGCAAAGACAATCGGATCTCTGGCCATGCCGCTGAGCATCTGGCGGCTGACGACGTTGCCCCTGCTCACCCCCAAAAACACATCCGCCCTGTCCATCGCCGCCGTCAGATCGCCCGCCTCGGCGACGGCGACGGAGCGCTTTTCGTCGCTCAGATCGCTGCGGCCAGCACTCACGATGCCGTGGGTATCGCAGACGACGATCGAGCGGGCTCCGGCGGCGGTGAGCAACTGGTGGATGGCGATCCCCGCTGCCCCGGCTCCGTTGATGACGATCCGAACAGTGTCCAGGGACTTATGCACAAGTTTGAGGGCGTTTTCGAGGGCGGCGAGCACGACGATCGCCGTGCCGTGCTGGTCGTCGTGAAAAACCGGAATATCGAGGCGCTCCTGGAGCTTGCGCTCGACCTCAAAACAGCGCGGCGCACTGATATCTTCGAGGTTGATGCCGCCAAAGACGGTGGCGATCCGCTCGACCGTCTCGACGATCGCATCGACATCTTGAGTACCCAGGCAGACCGGAAAGGCGTCGAGGTTCGCAAATTCTTTGAATAAAAGCGCCTTGCCCTCCATTACCGGCAGGGCACCGGCAGGCCCGATGTTGCCCAAGCCCAAGACGGCGGAGCCGTCGGTGACGACCGCTACGGTGTTGCGCTTGATGGTGAGTTCGTATACCCGCTCAGGCTCGTCGGCAATCGCCAGGCAGATCCGGCCCACCCCCGGCGTATAAGCCATCGCCAGGTCCGACTTGCTCTTGAGGGGCGTCTTGCCCACGATCGCAATCTTGCCGCCCTGGTGCAGGTGAAAGGTGCGGTCCTCCGCCAGCAACAGCTTGAGTTCCGGAACGGCGCGCACCTGCTCGACGATTGCGTGGGCGTGCTCTTCACTCGCCGCATCGACGACGATATCGCGCACCAGAAAAGCCCGCTCCTGAGCCACCATCTCGATCGCACCGATATTGCCACCGGCCAGGGCAATCGCATCGATCGCCCTGGCGAGCATCCCTGGCTCGTTGGGCAAATGGATGCGCAGAATCAGACTGTAGCTCGAATTGGGCGTAAGACGAGTCATAGGCTGTCGGATCGAACCGTCCAAGTATAGCTTTCGGAGGTTTTAACAGCGGCCCTCAGACGCGCTGGGCAGATGCAAAACTTTCATAAATGGATCGCCAGTGCTTTTTCTGCTACATAATTATTTACGTAGAGTGACGCACAAGGTATTAGATGCTTCGCAAATCTCTGCTCAGCGCCGGCCTCAGTCTGGCTGTTCTGTTCGGTGCCATTGCTCCTGCCGTGCAGGCTGCCGACATCGTGGACACGGCGGTCAAGGCCGGTGATTTCAAGACGCTCGCCAAGGCTCTCAAGGAGACTGGCCTCGACAAGACCCTCAAGGGCAAAGGCCCTTTCACAGTCTTTGCTCCGACCGACGAGGCTTTTAGCAAGTTGCCGCCGGGCACCCTCGAAGCCCTGCTCAAGGACAAGGCCAAGCTGTCCAAAATTCTCACCTACCACGTCGTCGCCGGCAAAGTGCTCTCCACCGATCTCAAGTCGGGCGAGGTAAAGACCGTCGAGGGCTCGCCCGTCGAAGTCAAGCTCGAAGGTAGCAAGGTCGAAGTCAACGAATCCTACGTGACCAAGGCCGATATCGTTGCCGACAACGGTGTTATCCACGTCATCGACAAGGTGCTGCTGCCGCCGACGGGCAGTGCCATGAAAGGCGAGATGAAGGGCGAAAAGGGCGAGATGAAGAAGTAGTCTTCTTTCGCTCTGTCAGGATCTGGAGGCGCGGGTTACCCGCGCCTTTTTGGTGTCAACCGGTCTTTTCGCGGTGGACGAGGATCGCCCGCGCCTGGGCGAGGGGCTTGATCACCAGCTGATCGATATTGACGTGGGGAGGGAGGGTGACCACCCAGCGGACCGCCTCGGCAATATCTGCAGCTGTGAGCGGTTGCAGACCGGCGTAGACGGCCCTGGCGCGCTCGGCATCGCCCGCAAAGCGCACCAGGCTAAACTCGGTCTCCACCAGGCCCGGATCGATTTCACTCACCCGGATGGGCTTTCCCAGCCATTCGAGGCGCATCGTCTCGCTCACCGCCCGCACCCCATGTTTGACCGCCGTGTACCCGGCTCCCCCTGGGTAGGCTTCGAGCCCGGCGATGCTGCCCAGGTTGACGACGTGCCCCGCCCCGGAAGCTTCCAGGCGGCCAAACAACGCCCGGCTCACCCGCACCAGGCCGAGGACGTTGGTCTGGTACATGTCAAGCCAGTGCTTTTCGTCGAATTCGACGATGGGCTCCAGGCCAAGCGCTCCCCCGGCGTTGTTGACCAGCACCTGCACCTGCTCGGGCAAAGCGGCGGCAAATGCCTCGACGCTGGCCGTATCGGTGACATCGAGGGGCAGGGCAGTGCCGCCAATTTCGGCGGCCAGTGCCTCCAGCCGCGAGAGGCGGCGGGCACCGACGAACACCGTAAAACCCGCCTTTGCCAGAACCCTCGCCGTCGCCTCGCCGATGCCCGCCGAGGCACCGGTCACAACCGCTACTTTGAGACTATCCATGCTTTCTCTCCCCCATTCGTCCCGAAAACGATGGCCTGTAACCCGCCTGACATATCGGTGATTTATGCTACAGTGTAGGCCGTTTATCGAACAGAGGAACCGTAGACATGGCCCTCCGACTAGGTGATACCGTACCGGACTTTACCCAGGAGTCCACAGAAGGCCCAATCCGCTTTTACGATTGGGCGGGGGACAGCTGGGTGGTTCTTTTCTCGCACCCCAAAGATTTTACGCCGGTTTGCACGACCGAACTGGGCGAGGTAGCGCGCCTCAAGCCCGAGTTCGCAAAGCGCAACGTCAAGGTGATTGCCCTGAGCGTCGATGATGCCACCTCCCACGCGGGCTGGTCAAAGGACATCGAGGAGACACAGGGGCTGGCTCCCAACTATCCGATCCTCGCCGACGCCGATCGCAAGGTGAGCGATCTCTACGACATGATCCATCCCAACGCCAACGACACCCTCACCGTGCGTTCGGTGTTCATCATCGACGGCAAAAAGAAACTCAGGCTCACCCTCACCTACCCGGCGAGCACGGGCCGCAACTTCGACGAATTGCTCAGGGTGATCGATTCGCTGCAGCTCACCGACAATTACTCCGTCGCCACCCCGGCCAACTGGAAGGACGGCGACGACGTGGTGATCGTCCCGTCCCTCAAGGACGAAGCGGTGCTCAAAGAAAAGTTCCCCAAAGGCTATACCGCCGTCAAGCCCTACCTGCGCCTGACGCCCCAGCCCAACAAATAAAAAGCGCGGGGGCGGTCGGGTTGCCTCCGGCCCCCCCTTACCCGCAGCGGATCGCCGCGCGGCCAGACACCTATGAGTGCCCCATCCGTGCGCTGGCTACCTGTATTTGGCCTTGGCATCCTGCACAGTGCCATCACCCTCTGCTGGGTCTTCTACAACCTCTACCTGCCGCAGTTGCTGGGCGCATTTGGCTTTGCCGCCAGTGCGGTGGCGATGTTGCTGGTGGTCGAAGGGTTGCTGGGTGCCGTGCTCGAACCGGTGATGGGAGCGCTTTCTGACCGCACCCGACGCAACATCCTCACGCGCTTTTCGCTCATTGCCGCCGGAGTAATCGGGGCGAGCCTGCTTTTTGTCGGCATTCCGCTTTTCAGTTTGTCCGGCAGTACCGCCCTGCGATGGGTGCTGCCGGTGCTCCTGGTGGCTTGGGCACTGGCGATGACCGTTTTTCGCAGCCCCGCCCTCGCCCTTCTGGGCCAGTACGCGGCTCCCGCCTCCCTGCCCCTGGCCGCCGGAGTGCTTGGCACCCTGGGTAGCCTCGCCGCCGCCTCAGGACCGGCAACGCGCGCCTACTGGCTCAGCCTTGGTCCCCTTGCCACTTTCACTGTCGGCTCGCTTGCCCTTCTGGCCGGACTTTTGGTGCTGCGCTGGCTCGATAATCGCCTGCCCCTTGAGATGTTGCCCACGACTGGTCCTTCCCAATCTTCGATGCCGCTCTGGCTGCTTTTTGTCACCGGCCTGGGCGTCACCTTCGGCTTTCGCCTGCTGCTGGACGGCCTGTCAAGGCACCTGACGCTCACAGGAGCCGAACCGCCCGGCGGCCTGATTCCCGTTCTCTTCGCAGCGACCGCCCTTGCCAGCCTGCCCTGCGGTGCCCTGGCGATGCGCCTGAGCGGCAACTGGCTGATGATCCTGGGCCTGTTGGCGATGGCCACCTTTTCCGGGCTCTCAGCCTCGATCACCAGCCCCACCGCCAGCCTGGGCGTCGCCCTCGCCCTTGGCCTCGCCTTCAGCTTTGTCAACAACGGCCTTTTTCCTTTTGCCCTCGACCATGTAGCACCGGAGCGGGCCGGGTTGGCCCTCGGGCTCTACTTCGGTGGCACTGCTCTCGCTATCTGCCTGTTCAACGCTGCCGGACCTTTCTGGAAAACCGTCGCCCCTGCCAGTTGCCTGCTATTTGCCCTGCTGAGCTTTCTTTTTGCCGCCGCCTGCGTCGCCGCCGCCAGCCTTTTGTCATTTCTTACCGAGCGCTCCTTTGCTTCCCAGCGCACCTGAACTCTGTATTTCGGCCTGAAGGGCATCGGGTACATAAATGCTTCTCTGGCTTATCTGCGTCATTAACTATCGCCTTCCTCTTTCGCCCCGTTGGCCTTCTTTTTTAGGCATAGTGGCGTTGGGAGACATGTGCAGCCCAAATCGTCGTCTGGTCTGTTACCCTTGAGCTATTATCGAGAGTCATTCACCCGTCTTGATGGGGAAACCGAAAGTTTAAGAGTCTCTTCATGTCTGAGCCGCGAACGTTATCTCTGATTGATGATCTACGACGCAAACCTACTGAAGTTTCTTGGTTGGAATTCAAGGAAAACCTTTCAGACCCAGAGAGAATTGGTAAACTAATTTCTGCTCTGTCTAATGTTGCACGATTAGATGACCAACAGTTTGCTTATGTAGTCTGGGGGGTGAAGGATGACGACCACACCGTCGTTGGAACTGATTTTGATTCTAACTCTTGTATACAGCAACAGCCTTTAGAATTTTGGTTGGCCAATCGACTACGCCCCAGTATTAATTTTTCTTTTCGAGAGGTTGTGCATCCGCAGGGTCGCTTAGTTTTGCTAGAGATTCCCGCTGCAACCTCAGCTCCTGTCGAGTTTTCTCGGACAGCTTACATACGGATTGGTAGCGCTACTCCTTGTTTATCTGACTATCCAGGAAGGCTTCAAGCTTTGTGGACTAAGATTCGACCCTACGTCTGGGAATCAGGTATTGCTACCCAGTTCATTACTTCAGACGAAGTGCTGGAGCGCCTGGACTATGTTAGCTATTTTGATTTGATCGGACAACCTCTACCAGACAATCGAGCTAGTATTTTTGAGCGCATGAGAGCCGAGCAACTAATCCAAGTTGATGTAGGTGGGCAATGGAGTATCACTAACTTAGGTGCAATTCTTTTTGCTAAAAATTTGGAAGCATTCAACTCACAAATAGCCCGCAAAGCAATTCGTTTCGTATCCTATGACGGAACGAGTAGAGCCGACACAGTTATCAGGCGACAAGATTTTCTTCAAGGCTATGCCTGTGGTTTTGAGAGATTAGTAACTTTTATCAAAGCTACTTTGCCCAGCAACGAGCATGTAGGCTTAGCATTTCGCGAAGAGCAACCTTTATTTCCAGATATCGCTTTGCGCGAGTTGATAGCCAATGCCTTGATTCATCAGGACATGACCATTACTGGCTCAGGACCACAGATTGAGTTATTCAAGGATCGTATAGAAATTACTAATCCCGGAATACCCTTGGTCACTCCTGAGCGATTCATTGATTCACCCCCCCGCTCGCGCAATGAAGCTTTGGCTGCGCTAATGCGTCGTATGCGACTATGTGAGGAGCAGGGAACAGGCATCGATAAGGTTATTACTGCTGTTGAACTATATCAGTTGCCACCACCCGCTTTTCTTGTGGAAGATCAGGTGCAAGATGGTGCATTTAGAGCAATACTTTACGCGCCTCGGAAATTTGGGCAAATGACGCGCGATGAACGCATTCGTGCCTGCTACCAGCACGCTGTACTCAAGTATATCAGCAACGATAAAATGCAAAACAACTCTCTTAGAAAGCGTTTTGGTATTGAGGAGGGTAACGCCTCTCAAGTTTCACAGGTTATTACTCAAGCGTTGGCTCAAGGGTTAATTCGCCCAGCTGACCCAAGTAGGCCCAGAGCTGCATACATACCTTACTGGGCTTAATAAGGCACCACTGTCTACAGCAAGGTTTTGATCAGGTTTTGATTAAGTACGCTTATTTCAAGCCCTAAGGGATTGAAACGTAGTCGTGTCAAGGATCCAACTTTTGATCAGGTTTTGATTGGATGGCAATCGGCGTTCTAGGTCGAGTGGGTTCTCTTTTCTGAAACGAGCAACATCCTGCAAGCCTCGGGCGATCTAGAGTGATGGGTATGCATGGGCAGAGACCATGACAAGACGACAGAATTTTTTGCTTTACGGCGCGGCAACCTGATTGCCCGGACAGCACACGAGCGCGGGTTGAGGCCCATTCTGGCGGGCTGCTCCCAGGCGGTGGCGAGGCTTGGGGCGGAACTGGGGCTGGAGTACCGGATTTTTAATCTCGAGGACCGCGCTGCCCTCGATCGGGCTCTAGAAGAAGTGGTCGCTGTGCTGCACTGCGCCGGTCCTTTTGTGCGCACCAGTGGGCTGATGGTGGCGGCCTGCCTGCGCACCGGCACCCACTACCTCGACATCACGGGTGAGGTGGCGGTCTTCGAGGCGGCGATGGCCCGCACGAGCAGGCGCAGCGGGCGGAGTCATGCTCATGCCGGGGGTGGCTGCGACGTGGTGCCCACCGACTGTCTGGCGGCTTATCTGGCAGCGCAACTGCCGAGGCGGATAGCCTCGTTCTGGCGCTGCAGATTTTGAATGTTGTCTCGCGGGGAACGGCGCTCACCATCGTCGAGGGCCCCTACGAGGGCGGGCTGGTGCGCCGCGACGGCATCCTCACCCCAGTTCCTGCCAGCTATAAGACATGGACGTTCGACTTCGGGGCCGGCTCTCCGCATCGCAGCAGGCTACTTCCACAGCCATTCGAGGCTGAGGGTGAATCCCGGTAACGTTGACTCGCCTGACAGCGCAGCCGGCGATTGTAAAATTTCAACCGGCTGCCCCGACCGATAAATTTCGACTTGCTGGTTCTGCGGATTGATCAGCCAGCCGAGGCAAATACCACAGCTCAAGTACTCCTGCATCTTCAATCGCGTTGTGTGTAGATTATCGGAGGGCGACAACAGCTCCAGGACAAAATCCGGACACAGGGGCAGAAATTTCTGCTGCTGTTCGCGGCTTAGAGCCTCCCAGCGAGATTTCTCGACCCAGGCAATATCAGGCGAGCGATCTCCGCCACCGGGAAGCCTGAAACAAGTCGAGGAGTCGAAGACTACTCCAAGTAAGACCTTGCGGTTCCAAACGACAAAATCAGCAGCAAGTTCGACATTTTCTCTGCCGGTCTCCCCGCCCGCCGGTGCCATAACTACCAGTTCTCCGGCTCGGGTGCGCTCAAATTTAATATCTGGATTAGCCGCGCAGAGGCGATCAAACTGCTCAGCTGTGAGGGTAACGATAGGGCTGAGGTCGATGGTAAAAGCTGTCATCGCTGCAGACCGTCTTTGAACTTCGATTGCCAGATTTGCAAATCGCCGTTTAAATCTAACCTGTCGGAAGTGGTTGGCGCTGAATCTTGCTTCTCAAAACAAAGAGCCGGTAGTTACAGGACTGGCATTCAGTACGCTGTAATTTTCAAGATCCGGAGCCAGTCCAAACTTGTACAGAAAACCGGGTCAGGACTACCTCGCAGTTACACGGGTATACTCACTCCTGCTGGGTGGGGGCAGAGACGGCTGGCCGGGTTGGTTGCAGGCGGGCGAACAGGCGAGCCAGAACCAATTGCAAATCGTCTACCAGGGTAAAGACCACCGGCACGACGATCAAGGTGAGCAGGGTCGAGGTCATCAGGCCGCCGATCACGGCCACAGCCATCGGAGAACGCACCTCGGCTCCGGCTCCCCAGCCCAGGGCAATCGGCAGCATCCCGGCAATCATAGCGACGGTGGTCATCAAGATCGGTCGCAACCGGGAGCGACCGGCGTTCGTGAGGGCATCGCGGCGGGACATACCCTCCCGGCGGGCGAGCAGGGCGTACTCGACGAGCAAGATCGCGTTTTTGGTGACGAGGCCCATGAGCATGAGGATGCCAATCAGGGCGTAGAGGCCCAGAGCTTTGCCGAAGGCGAGCAATCCGAGCACGACGCCCCCCAGCGACAGGGGCAGCGACATCATGATCGTGAGCGGCTGCAAAAAGCCGCCAAAAAGCAGCACCAGCACCGCGTAGATGAGTAGCACCGCCGCCGCCATCGCTCCGCCGAAGTTCTCGAAGACATCCTTCTGGTTTTCGGCGTCGCCTTTGAGCTGGGCGCGCACCCCCGGAGGCAGGTTGCGCAGTGCCGGCAAGGCCAGTACCCGCGCCACCGCCGGTCCCAGTTCTGTTCCAGGCAAAAGATTCGCACCGACCGTCACCTGCCGGGAGCGGTCGTAGCGGTCGATCTGGGCGGTGCCACTGGTCATCTCGATGTCGGCGACGGCCTTGAGCGGAATCAGACTGCCGCTGGCTGTCGCCACCTGCAGGTTGCGGATCGTCTCAAGGTTGGAGCGGAAGGCCGGGTCGAGCTGGACGCGGATGTAGATCTGGCGGCCTGGCAGATTGAAGCGGGCCAGGTTGGCGTCGCTGTCGCCCAGGGTGGCGACCAGGGCGGTGCGGGCGATCGACTGCACCGAGACGCCCAGTTCGGCGGCCCGGTCAAAGCGCGGGCGCACCTGGATCTCGGGGCGGCGGATGGCGGCGCTGGAGCTGATGTCGGTGAGGCCAGAAAGCGAGCGCATCTGGTCTGTGAGCAGGGCCGCTTCGCGCTCGAGGGCAGCGGAATCGTCGCCTTTTAGCACAACCTGCAATGCCTTGCTGGTGTCCCAGCCGGTTCCGGCGAAGGCAAACCGGATGCCGGGAATCTCGATGAGCGCCTTTCTGATGTCGGCCTCGAACTGCTGCTTGGATTTGCGCTCACTGCGCGGTTTGAAGGTGACATAAAAATTGGCCTGGTTCACCCGGTTGTCGTTCTCCCAACTGCCCATATCCGATTCGAGCTTTTCTACTTCCGGCTGGGCCAGCAGAATGTGGTTGACCGCTTCGACGGCCCGGCGGGTGCTCTTGAAGGTCGTACCGGGGGGCAGTTCGATGTTGAGGGTGCTCTGGCCATCGTCGAACGACCCGATCAAGGCGGTCGGAATCGCCTGAAACAGCACCAGGCTCCCGGCAAAAAAAATCGCCGCGAGCAAGACGGCAACCAGCCGCCGATCGAGGGCCCAGCCCAGACAGCGCTCGTAGAAGCGCATGAGCCACGAGCGCTCTGTCCTGTCCGGCAGTGGCACCAGCAGATAGGCGGCCATCAGGGGCGTCGCCATGCGCGCCACCAGGAGCGAGAAGAGCACCGCCGCTGCGACGGTGATCCCGAACTGGCGGTAGAACTGGCCCTGGATGCCGCCCATAAACGCCACCGGCACAAAGACGGCCACGATCGTCATCGTGGTTGCCACGACTGCGAGGCCAATCTCATCGGCAGCGTCGAGGGCGGCCTGGAAAGGCGGCTTGCCCATGCCGATGTGGCGGACGATATTTTCGATCTCGACGATCGCATCGTCTACGAGAATCCCCACCACCAGCGCCAGCGCCAGCAGCGTCATGCTGTTGAGCGTAAAGTTGAGGCTCCTCATCACCGCAAAGGCAGGAATCGCCGATAGCGGCATCGCTAGAGCAGCGATAAAAGTCGATCGCCAGTCGCGCAGGAATACCCAGATCACCACCACCGCCAGCGCCGCCCCGAGGAGCAGTGCCTCGATCGACGCGCTGTAGGATTCGCGCACGTAGTCTCCGAGCGTCCAGGTCAGGTCGATGTGAATGTCGGAGGGCAGCGTGCGGCGCAACTGCTCGACTTTTTTGGCGATTGCTGTCTCAACACCTACCAGGTTGCTTCCCACCGAGCGGGCGACCTCGAAGGCGACGCCCGGTTTGCCGTCGAGGTAGGCGAGCTGGCGCTGTTCACCGGTGCCATCGATCACCCGGCCCAGGGTATCGAGCCGGGCGTAGCGCCTGTCCGGCAAGGCGATCATCGCACTGGCCAATTTTTCGACCGTGGGAGCGCTGCCCAGGGTGCGGATCACCTGCTCGCTTGTGCCCAGTTCCCCCCGGCCCCCCGGCAGATCGATATTGAGCGCACGGATCTGAGCATGGACCTGATCTGCGCCGATCCCAAGCGCCTGGAGTCTCTGGGGATCGAGCAGAACCCGCACCTCGCGGCTCACCCCACCAAAGCGCGACACCCGCGAGACGCCGGGAATCGAGAGCACGGCGCGGGAGATCTGGTTATCGACCAGCCAGCTCAATTGAGCAGCGGTGCGCTGCTTCGAGGAAACCGTGTAACCGAGAATCGGTCCGCCCACTTCGTCGATGCGCCGCACCACCGGCTGGTCGATCGCCTGGGGCAGCGAGGCGCGGATCTTGGTCACCGCATCGCGCACGTCGTTTACGGCCCGGTCGGTGCTGGTGCCCAGGATAAATTCGATGCGCGTCGTCGAAGAGCCATCGACCACCGTCGAGCTGATGTGCTTGATGTTGCCCAGGCTTGCCACCGCATCTTCTACCTTGCGCGTCACCTGGGTCTCCAGTTCTTTGGGAGCGGCCCCAAGCTGGGTAACCGTCACCGAGACGGCGGGTACATCGATGTCCGGATCCGCCGCGATGCCAAGGGTCAAAAAGGCTGCGACACCGCTCACGGTGAGCAGCAAAAACAGCACAAACGTCGGTACCGGGTTGCGAATCGACCAGGCGGAAATATTCCAGCGCATGGCAAAGAGCGAACGTTCGTAAGACAACCGTAGCTGTCAGGTTCTCTATCCT harbors:
- a CDS encoding SDR family NAD(P)-dependent oxidoreductase, which codes for MDSLKVAVVTGASAGIGEATARVLAKAGFTVFVGARRLSRLEALAAEIGGTALPLDVTDTASVEAFAAALPEQVQVLVNNAGGALGLEPIVEFDEKHWLDMYQTNVLGLVRVSRALFGRLEASGAGHVVNLGSIAGLEAYPGGAGYTAVKHGVRAVSETMRLEWLGKPIRVSEIDPGLVETEFSLVRFAGDAERARAVYAGLQPLTAADIAEAVRWVVTLPPHVNIDQLVIKPLAQARAILVHREKTG
- a CDS encoding fasciclin domain-containing protein, whose protein sequence is MLRKSLLSAGLSLAVLFGAIAPAVQAADIVDTAVKAGDFKTLAKALKETGLDKTLKGKGPFTVFAPTDEAFSKLPPGTLEALLKDKAKLSKILTYHVVAGKVLSTDLKSGEVKTVEGSPVEVKLEGSKVEVNESYVTKADIVADNGVIHVIDKVLLPPTGSAMKGEMKGEKGEMKK
- a CDS encoding NAD-dependent malic enzyme codes for the protein MTRLTPNSSYSLILRIHLPNEPGMLARAIDAIALAGGNIGAIEMVAQERAFLVRDIVVDAASEEHAHAIVEQVRAVPELKLLLAEDRTFHLHQGGKIAIVGKTPLKSKSDLAMAYTPGVGRICLAIADEPERVYELTIKRNTVAVVTDGSAVLGLGNIGPAGALPVMEGKALLFKEFANLDAFPVCLGTQDVDAIVETVERIATVFGGINLEDISAPRCFEVERKLQERLDIPVFHDDQHGTAIVVLAALENALKLVHKSLDTVRIVINGAGAAGIAIHQLLTAAGARSIVVCDTHGIVSAGRSDLSDEKRSVAVAEAGDLTAAMDRADVFLGVSRGNVVSRQMLSGMARDPIVFAMANPIPEILPEEAAGLVAVMATGRSDYPNQINNVLAFPGIFRGALDCRARVVNLEMKMAAARAIAGLTSAADLTAESVIPSVFDRRVVEAVSAAVQQAARATGVTK
- a CDS encoding diguanylate cyclase, translated to MKWSIENKVAVGFACALVIGAVVAAFSYRTNQLSLRSSERVAHTYQVLRALENTLVGVFQTESGARGYALTGGQRRFLDGFEAGKLLARNSANQVAVLTEDNPIQQDRVRRLQELVTAKSRRLDGFVRTFDREGFAAAAAITKTGVGKRMTDEMSRIVAQMVETEETLLTERSEALAAEGRLTSILWATGGVLTLLLFGLIYAFVRWDIKQRSQVETALRDSQLQFESFMNNGPAQAFIKDEQGRYIYINRTLERTFNTTQAELLGRTDFEWLPEEVARQVRTNDEAIIASGNSRELLEMVPAGSKNHEWLVFKFPFKTSGGQQLLGGIAIDVTEQRRTERRLAVQHQLSEILVGATSLETVAPALLRFLVEGLEWDLAELWLVNGQAEALYLLDSWHKFNVPLAHFDSVTDGLTFEWGQGLPGQVWAAGRPVWMSDVTEDKSFVRAISARFDGLHGAFGFPITEGGTVWGVMTLFSRQIQTPDEEMMATASSVGNQLGQFVERQRVQQALQASEQRFRTLVEQATDTILVYDLEGRLIDVNQHACRSLGYSREELLALRVADIDSIVQKTADEQPWSSQIDQLPLTVESVHRRKDGSTFPVENRISLLELAEEAFILALVRDVSDRKQAEAQLQQTNDRMSVTVKKLERRTKEMALTGQMSQLLQACLKLDEATGVMGHSLAALFTGLAGEVALVRESGNLVEPVVHWGEPAESVIAFEPRTCWALRRGQMHFVEEGNSPLRCQHLQNCLPAAALCVPLTAQGETLGVLTLRELQPGSLEEDEQKLALVVAEQIALAVANLKLREKLRDQSLRDPLTGLFNRRYLEETIERELYRVQRSGSVLSVLMLDVDHFKSFNDRFGHDAGDVVLQAIGNLLLKQVRNSDIACRFGGEEFLIVLPDATLQTTVERAELLRLQVEQLHLLYRGEPLGPVTISIGAASLDEHGPTSQTIIQAADEALYAAKRGGRNRVLVAPTRRS
- a CDS encoding EAL domain-containing protein → MPMQHLSLFSVFQPIVSLVDSSLLGHEALIRGRDANGSVLGAPAVLEAAESAGDGPYEFDQKARIVHLENAVRQALPGTLFLNLIPGLFPKTEQDIEQLLRAIDRLGYRADRVVLEVTCSQHLAFEQLQAVLDAYGRAGFCFALDDLGTWAMPASLLENLEPAYIKLDRSLIDQIDRQPVQQQQARQWTEQAHSRAIAVIAEGIEREEEAACCRNLGIEYGQGYLLGRPSEYPQRQGVG